The Tenrec ecaudatus isolate mTenEca1 chromosome 11, mTenEca1.hap1, whole genome shotgun sequence region TACATACATGTAAAAAATCCCCTAAAAGGAGATCTACAGCAGTTTCTAGCAGCTCTGCAGTAGCAGCCACGCTGGTGTGTAAGAATAGCTACCTAATATCTAATACCTTACCGGAAACTTTACATACAAATAAAATTCTCTTCCCCCACCACAAGCCCATGCCCAGCAACCCTaccggacaggggagaactgctcttggggtttctgagccggCCTCTCTGTACAAGAGGAGAGGTCCCTGTCTTTGTCCCGCAGAGCTGAGACTGgtctggctgaccttgcagttagcagcccaatgtgtagcctctGCCCCGCTAGAGTGCTTGACATGCAAACGAAAAAAAGGACAAATTAGGACATTCTGAAGAGCGGACCACTTGTCTGTTTGTCGTActggggtggcttgtgtgtggctgtgatgctggaggatATGtcactgtcactggtatttccaacgccggcagggccacccaaagggaacaggttttaactaagaacagacaaggaagaactccCTCCCCCCTTGGAGGAGGAGCCGCTGAAAACCTTCCCAGAGCTCTGAAACCTTGTCAGAGACTGAAGGCCTGAAGAGCGGTAACAGACCCTCGCTGGAGCTGGTGCTGGAGGGGGACCCTTGGGTCAGAGGGCactggaaatgtgactgaggagagcTGATTTCTGAGGTGTCAGCCAGCGTGACACGCGAGTCCagcaaagcctgtgggagtggagtcttCAGGGTCTTCTAGATTCAAAAGTCTGCTGATGCCTGGAAACTGGACTGTCGAAGCAGGCATCTAGGAAAAAGGGAAGTGGTGAAAAGTGGATCAACACTGGGGGGcaaggggggtagaaagggggaaccgatcacaaggatctatatataccctcctccctgggggacagacaacagaaaagtggatgaagggagacgtcggacagtgtaagatatgacaaaataataatttataaattatcaagggttcatgagagagggggagcaggaagggagggggaaaatgaagagctgataccaagggctcaaatagaaagtaagtattttgagaatgaggatgacaacaaatgtacaaatgtgcttgtgacaagatggatggattgtggtaagagttgtacaagccccccataaaatgatttggcTCCAACAACACAGCATCGATGTCGTCTGTTGTAGGCAGGGGTGCGAGCCAGGACTGACTCAACATTGCTCTGGGAGGCTGGGAATTCTGCTACTTTCATGTTCCTCTctcccacccactgctccttctCCCTCAACTACAGAGAAGAACAGAACAAGTTGCATATTACGGAACCAAATGTCAAGTCTCAATCACTTTTACTTCTGTTACCCACACATATTGCTCACCGCGTGGCGGTCAGTCGGGGGACTGACACACAGCCCCTGTTCTCCACAAAATGAACATCCCATCACTCCTGGGGGGACCGCCAGGAAAGGGACtcttcagggaggaagacatTCGAATGGGTCACACGAGCACGGACGCCCACCTAGCCCTTCATTCTGTACCGTGTCCATGACTGCCCAGCGCTGTCAATAGGCATGGAGTTTCATTTGGAATTACAGGTGCAGGTTTTCCATTTCACTTGCCAGGTTCTTCTCCCGGGCCGAATGCTCACTTGGGTACTTGACCTACATGACAAGGGAAAGGGGAATGACCATAGCACTCTTTAGAATCGTTCCCTTTTGTCTGTGATGTGCCAGTCACGTCCTCATCACCCCCAACCCCAGGAGATAGTCAATTATGTGCTGGGGAAGGTCATTATCACCCCTGCCATGAGCCGACAGCAGCTCACTGGCTCCTGCGAGCTGCCCAAGAGTCAGTGTCCCACGTGTGCAGAAGCACTCCACACAGATGTGCAAGGCTGCGACCAaccggaagcagatcaccaggccccgGGAGCAGCCAGTTTAACGGTTTACGCCACCAGCGACGCCGATCTGCCGCCTTTACCCAACAGGGAAATCGCCAAGAATGCAGTTAGATTTCCACTATCTTAGCCTCACAGTTCAATTACAAATACTGtacagagggaagggggagcgggagggaggggaaaatgaggagctgatactgaggactcaagtagaaagcaaatgttttgaggatgatgatggcaaccaatgtacacatgtgcttggcacatggacgtatgtatggggatgagttgtatgagccccaataaaataagttttaaaacacTCAAAAATACTGTATAACAAATGAAAATACTGtataacaaatgtgcttgatgcaattgatgtaaggTTTGTtggaagaactgtaagagcccccaataaaatgatttattgaaattAAAGTGTACGTACATTTAGCGTACTGTCAAATAAACTGTGTCCTCTCCCATAGGCTGAGCACACAGTCACCTGACGTTCCCACTCTGCGTTCTCCGCTTGGCTCCCACaggcaaaacccaaaccaaacccactacccctGGGTCTGGCCGACTTGTGACGCTGTTGGACTGGGCAGAactgtgtctttctcctgtggagcaagtggctggtggtttccaaccacctCAGCCCAATAGCACCCCCCAACGTGTGCTCCCTGCTCCTTGCTTTTCCATGTCCCTCAGCAAAGAGCACACTCTCCCCTCAGTGAACAAAGACAGCTAGTGGACGCTAGGAGGGGAGTGAACAACCGAGGGAGACCCTGAGTGACTCCCACCTGCACTCCCGAGATTCTCCTGGGAGGAATTGTAAATGCCAGTCAACAAAACATACACAGAAGCACAAATCCATAATTTATATACCACACCAAAATAAGGTGGGGTGCGTCCGTTAAAACATGTCCTCCAGTGGACTGCAGACACGTGGGAGGTGAGAAAACGGACGACTGGTGCATTGAACAAGGGATGGACCAGCAGGAACTGAGGAATCAATGTAAACCGAACAGCTTACAGtgatcctgtgggacagagtagaacttagaactgccctgtggcttcTAAGACAGGAACTCTTTATTGGGAGTAGAAggccgcctctttctcccgaggataggctggtggttttgaactgctgactctggctcgcagcccagcatgtaagccATCTGCCGCTGGTGGTAGTGGCTAATGCACTCAGCAGCTGGCCTACAGGCCGATGGGCGCAAGTCCCCCAGCTGCTGTGGACGAAAGGTGGCAGTCTATTTCTGTACAGAAACCCAACAGacggggctgcccagtccttcaGGGACACTGAGTCGTAGTCAATTGGGTGGCAATAGGCTTATCATTATCTGAACTTGCCTGAAACtacaagttgaaaaaaaaacaacaaacttcaatGGAAGCACCTTATCTTTAGCCGCACATGTTGAGCACTTGAGGTGGCTCTCCTTTGGAATAATGAAATACTAAATGTTATGAAAAGGAACAGCTGACCATTTTATGCAAAAAGGAGAAAACTGTTTTCCGGTCTAGTAGCTTCCAGTGTGGCCCATAGCCCTGGCAGATCACAAAGCTGTCTAAAGCAAACTCTGAAAACACAGGGACACACACAGCTCTTTTGGGGAGACAGTTCtgaggggaccagtcctgccGCGTGACATCGAAGACAGAGTGGAACGACGCCTGGCCcggcttcagagaagctggacggtGGGAGGTGGCTGCCCAAACCCGCTCTCGACATGCATTTGGACGATTGGCCTCGCCATAATTACTTGGAGTGCTTTTCtgcaagattctaaaaaagtttatcattcagttttcccctttccttctcttggttaccgcatagggggCAAAATACGGCACCCCCTCCGGGAAATAACCCACAGAGGAATCgagttcctggccctgatttaccttatacgagggcttacaatgaaaatggcaaaagaatagttaacaaagaaggtgtacaagttcctttcagtagtttaagttttatggaacggttagcaagaagagggcctccgtgatgtttgaagtccactgaagcaaagctactattgtgaggcaactcatgccttggtgcaGATATACtttggggagtttaatttatgggaacttagtggaaaagaaagaacaagaaatgaaagccctagaggaacaggctaagaaagaacagccaaagcctgtcaagtaatttttgtgattgataatgaaatgtattaatgctttattgatttcatagaataatgcgccctagttggatgaagtgtgctcagttattgttaggtTTATGTCTGTCACCCTTGTATGAGtttgtttcaagatgtactaatttttaactaagaatcatgatgtgattgatgtaacttgttacggtcttgtggcctgagaatttcctaatgtatgatctcaggccataagctttaagccaagaaaaagaatatataagttgaagctttacaTGAATAACATTGGAACAgtcaccgcaacctttgagtGATTTCTGCCTCCCACGCATCGAAGCCTTACCCACCTAGCGGGGGACCCAAACCCGCTGCGGCTGGACCGTGGCAAGGTTCAGACCCCCAAGGCCTGTAAACTGCACCTTAGGATTAAGGGCTATGTGGTACTAATACCGATTTGCAAAATGAACCTTGCGTGCTTCTCCACCCTCGCGACCAGCTCTGAAATGacttgtgctccacagggtttcaccAACTGACTTTTGGgaaatcaccaggcttttcttccactgCCCAGCCTCATGGTAATAGTGCAGGTGTGCCAGGCAAGAACACACACGCCTCTTGTAGTcaaccgactcacagtgaccctaaagggcagaactCACGGAGTTTCcattataaatcttcatgggaaaagGCCTGCAGTCCCACACGGCTGAGTttcaggttagcagcctgactcgtaaccagcacaccaccagggctcctctcctggGCGGTGAGAGTCTACCACCCTCCCACCCATCCTCAGCAGTGACCCTaatggacagggcagaattgcccattGGGATTTTACATTCTAActctatgtgagtagaaagccccatcttcgtCCTGTACAGCagctgttggctttgaactgctgatctcatggTTAATGTTGCTACCCAGCTTGtaacccttagggcaggggtcctcaaactttttaaacagggccattcactgtccctcagacctattGAAGGACCAGATTATagtttcaaaaaaatttttttaaacaaattcctatgcacactgcacatcttattttgaagtcaaaaccAAAAtgtggcaaaaacacccagcgggctgtagtttgaggatgcctgccttagggcaTCAAGGTTCCCAGGGACCGCAGGGTCTTCTACTGTGAATCACAAGTGATCTTTGTGTGAATTACAAGTCCCTAAAATGTATCATGTAAAAGCCTCATTCCACTTACTGAGTATTCTGGCTGCGAGCCAAGGCTTCCCAACTCCATGTACATAAGCACCTCAAAAACTTGGGATGTTTTACTCAAGCTGGTTGAGTATTGTTCTAGCGCTTTCTGACTGGCGATCCATGTAGAGTACAgttgtgctccacagggtctctGGCCTGAGACCTTTCAGCAGACTGCTGAGGCACCTTCAGGATCTCCTGGGCCTACCAGTGTGCGCCCTTTGGTTCACAGTCATTGAACACAGAACTGcacttgaattacggtgctgccaAAGAACCTTGAAAACACCgtaactgccaaagaacaaacctgtctttgaagcacagccagaatcctCTTTAGGATGGCGAGAGGACCTGTTGTCAAGACCAGTGCCTggaatcatgcttggtagaggcagtgaaaagggaaAGACCCGTGACAGGGTAGGCCCGGCACtttcaacagtgggctcaaactgcacacggggcaggaccaggcagggtttggtGCCCAGCAGTCCAGAActcaccatttgcaccacccaagggCTCCTGTATGCAGCTCCCAAGCAATTGACATCAAAGGCCTTTTTATCAGTGACTTGGGCTTTCAGAATGCCCAATTCAAATGTCATCACACACTTGTCATGTACTCACACAGAGATGGTTGACGGGTAACATTCTGCTAACCCCCCACCTTGACCAAATGTGTCCTAAGGGTTGTTGTGAAATGCCCCCTATTCTGGGTCCATCCCTGCACAACAGCCCGGCCATCAGTCCCCCCACATGACTGCTCCTCGTCCCTCAGCCCCCACCTGTAAGACGAAGGGTTCGCTCGGGTTTCCCACACTACCCCCACGGCCAACTGCTAACTCAGTCACTTAAGTAAATGTATTTACAATTTAAtctgccccaaccccaacgttggCTTCCCACCCCTTCCTGCCCGCTGTCTCCATCTCACAGGGCCCTTGGCACCATCCTTTCTTTCACAGTGAAGTCTTTTGTTTCTACCTTTCCCCGTTCCTATCCTACACAAGTAGACCTAGTGGTTGTGCTGGAACCCAATCCAAACggccagcaatttgaaatcagcagctgctctgcgggattGCTGCTTTCTACTCTGCAGTCCTGGTAACTCACCAGGCAGTCCTAACTTTCCCTAGGAGTCCTTGAGTTGGCAGGGAACTTAATTCTGGAAAACCTTCCTGGGGTGGGAGGTCctgaaccagaggctgtgaaggCTAGACCTGGAGTCTAAATGCACAGAACCAGTGGAAACCAGAAATACATGACACGTTGACTACCCTGACTTCTCATGGCCCAGCTCATGGTGCCCAGGGGTCCAGAGACCTGTGTCAAGCTTCGTGGTGCAAACCAGTGTAACACCAGAAATTAAGGGGAAGCCCTCCACCTGGTCCAAATCCACGTAGAACTAAATAAAGCCCACATCAGGGTGGACCCAGAATAGGGAGTTATTTCACAACGGACAATGTTGCTTTAAGGCTTGAGGAaaactggggtggggtggaggtctTCAGCTCTGCCACAATgtgaaatttcttttttaaaaaaaggtagatTCAACTCATTTCTACGTCCACTGCTCTTCCCCTTCCCCAGCTGACCTAAGCTTGCAGCTTGGTCATCACTCCCAGTCCCCCAGGGGCTGTCCTCTGCAGAGGGCAGGGACTGAACATCCTCCTGCTCTCCAGTACAGGGACCTGCTCACTGGTCATTAGAGGGTCAACTCCAATGTGCTGCAACCAAAGGCAGATTCTTCACACAAGTACTGGTGGGCTGAGGGgctggggcagtcctactctgaccTGTCAGGCTGTCAATGGAGTTTAACAACCTGGCAGTGAGTCTGAATGTTAACGGGCCCTGGAGGTGCTGGCAGCCAATTCACTAAAtcagaagggactcaatggcacccaagtgTCATTTGAGCATAGATGTAGGGGGCAGTCAAAAGGTTAGAGAGCTGTCAACAATGGTGGGAGCAGATTCAAAGTGCTGTTGACTGGAAACACAAGAAATGTCCTCATGCCATCTAACCTGTGGCATGGCGAAGACAAGGTTCCAAGTCAGGAACCTTCGTTTTAAGGTTTAACCACAGCAAAAGTTCAAAAATGGCTGGCTCAATAGCAACCTGACTCTCCCAGTAATTTCTGTTACTGGCACCTGCAGTGAACAGATTTAAGAACCTAGTGGCTACTTTATCCCCAAACTGGGTACCTATAGGACAATTTTATCAAAAACCATCTCCTGGTGCTCTTGATCTGTTCGACTTCGGTGGTGTATGACTTTTAAGCCCCAGAACAAATtctagaatgccaacttaattcACGCTGTTCACACTATGCCAGACTCAAGGGGGCTCACTGGCCTGCCTCTCACCTGCGTAAATGTTTCTGCTTTTAAATGACCAGCTATAGGACAAATGATGCAACACTTGTGTGACATCACAGTCCTTTCCTGGAACTTTCTCCTTGCTTCTCTCGGTCATCACTGTCCTCCCCTATTCAATCATGGctgccacaggcaggcaggcagaaagcgCGAGGACATTCTCTCTTGCATCTGTAGGAAACCTTAAGAGCAGACAGTAACTGCTCCAGGTCTGTCAATAGATGCTTTTCCTATTTGGAAAGTTAGGTCTTTTCCAGTTAACCACACAGTGAGCCTCCTCGGCCATCCCTCTCATCTTCCCGGGAGTCTCGACAAAACTGTCCCCGCTGCTGCGCACGCGGCACAGCTGTGCCCCCCAGGGCTGGACACTGGACCTCTTCACGTGCAAGGCTATCTGTTTTTCAACCCACCTCAGCCCACAAGGCACAAGCATGAGTGGCAGGTCAGGCCAGGTTGCCCTGCCACAGTTCTAACCATCGACTCCAGGGAGATTTGACATTCTTTCCAGAAGATGCCTAGATTCCTTTAAAACGTGGTTCTACTCCGTTTACGATAAATAAGCTCAGACAATACTCCGCTTCCAATTGTATTAGTCTCTTTATTCTTTTGATAATCTCTTCCATTTTTAGGTGATGAAATGCTTCAGATGCCAGCACCGTTAAGAACATGGTCACTCCCTTTATTTAAACTCAAAATTAAGCCTTTGGATTCTTGTCTCTATTCGGATCCCTGTAGTTTGGCTGCAACAGGCACCTGGAGACAGCCTCACACTGTACACGCGGCTCTAGCTTCTCCAGGAGCGCTACACGGTGATTTTAGTTTACGGATAGTCAACCAGGAGGCATTCCCAAGtgagtttaaatgcattttattttagacaacctacacgacattttttttccttaaaagaaaaaaaaaagcctccgcTCCAAATAAATCAGGGTCAAAAGTAAATGAAGAGCTCACGATGATATCAGTTCCGTTTGTCTAAGTCCTGGTGTTGTGTGGATGAACAGCAGCCAGTCGGGATGAGGCATCGGTCGTGAGTTGCCCACTGTGTTACTGTGGAGAAAGGAAGACTGCATCAGTACTGGTGGGAGCCCTGTGTGGGAGCACACCCACCTCCCAGACTGGCTATGTACTCCCTCATTcaatctgggcctgccacaaagacagcCAGAAAGCGCAGGGACTTTGTATTCTTTCGCATCCTAGTGCAAACCAGAAGAACAATGGTCAATTGTCCCAGGTCTATCAGAGGATGCTCAACACACAACCCAACGGGCAAGTTCCATTCCATCTTTCCTCTACCAACCAAAATTTGACaagtcatcttgtacctttataAGGCCATGCTTACCCATGTTCAAGCCTGACCCTATACAGGGTCTCTCTCTAAGCAGACAGCACCCATGGATGAGTCCACTTATGTAGCCAGCACTCAGCACTGTTATTTACCTGACCAAGGGCCAAATGGTATGACACCAAAGTGAAATGGTGTGAAACCAAAGCATATGTGGGACATATGTGGGATGACGAAGAAAGCAGTATGACTCCACTGGGGAGAACATCAGTGCTCAGTCCCAGCTTGCTATTCACACTGCTCTATGCCACCCTAGCCAGAACTTCGTACATTCAAGCCTTTCTCTGCCAAAACCCTTCAACGTTCTTAGACATTCCTTCCAAGAGAAAACACATCTAAGTATTAAAAAGGGACTATTAATTCTACCCTACTAGCTCAGTGGCATGAAACAGCCACAATGGAAAAATAGCAATGTCCATGAGTAACAGACACCACTTTCCTCATACTTACACATTTCTCCATCTCTAAGCCATCCTTAAAGAAGATCATATATGGGGTGACACCATCTTCACGGTagtccagcagagcaaccatgccatctggattcatgttctcaccaataaaGAACTGGGAAGCAAACACACCCCCGGAATTAGACAAGCTGCCTTATACTGAAGCAAAGCAACAcatcaaaccagattcagaaccCCTCTCCACAGCGAATTCAAAAAATTTCAGCAAATAAAAGAACTCACTCCTCAAAGATCTGGTTACTTGATGAAATCATTATGCCCCAAATTAGAGTGCCATGCAACCCAGAACACTAGAATCGCTGGTACGTGTTACTTTCAACCCAGATAGTGAACTCCTAACCACAGAAGTCTGTTCACATCAGCCCAGGAAGGCTGAAGGAGGCAAGAACATACCATATGGGAAAGTTATCGAATGGCCTGAGGTTATGAAAATAGAACCAGACTTCTGcttgttatatatataaaaaaaaaatcaaccttaaAGGTCATAGGAAACCACTGATGATTTCTAACCAGGACTTTAAATCCTGATGTGTCAGAACACTCCATAAACTAACACTGAACTGTAAAGACAAAGGGATCTGGGGTGCAACTCTGATATCAAAAGAAATTGGACCTGGACATCCTTGGGGGCATAGGGACCTGGGCCACCTGAGCCTGCTACAAAGTATCTCAACACCTGGGGAAAGGACTCCTATAACAGGTCACTTTAGTCCCCAGTTAAACCATACACTTCTTTGACCCAAATGCCTGAATTTACCTGGTAGTTTTTGAAATTTGCAAGGATGTTCTTGATTTGTTCTGCAGCACCTGTCATAAAAGGctttactctttctggtttctgttcttcaagTTTGCCTTTGATTCTGAAACAGCATTTTGTTAAGAGGTTAAAGTGTTGAGTCCTGAGCCTAGTCACcctaattttcttttattaagaATCCAAACTACAATCAGAAGTTAAAATACAACTCTCTAACCCGAAGCAGCCATCTACCTTCAATAAGCAAAGTACTGTGCCATACATAGTCAAGGGGCATCGATTCCCAGAAAAAGGCCACTTAATTAATTATGGACTTCTTTGTTAACGTGCTCTTCGACTCTAAAGATGTAAATAACAGATGGCAGACTCCACTGTGCTCATTTAGTTGAGATGACTAACCACCTTTGCTGTGAGCTCAACATCAAGGGCCTCAAAAGTCAGCCACAAGGTTCTATCTTCAGGTATAAGAACccgaagttgttcttgaagtCGGCAAGGTGCTACTGCCCCCTAACACACACTTACGATTTCATGTAGTCTTTGATGTACTTCTTGTAGGCTTCTTTTGTGAAACTGGTTtcctgcaagtgatggttcatgacAATATCAACACCAGTGACCACGGTGCTTTCTGCTGCATCACCATCGGGGCCTTCAGCTGAGGCGTTACCCCCAATGAGGGCGTCATCGATGGCACCTTCGGTCCTACTGACCATCTGCATGAAAGAAAAGCGGTTTAGTTGCAAACAACTTTAGGACAAATGaacttccccccaaaaaagaaatcaCCCTATACCCGGGCTCATCTCCCACTCCTGGTTCTAGTTAAAAGTTACACTAGTTGGCGGGTGGAAGGCACTGACATGTTAAGTCAGTAAGAATTCTCCACCTCCGACAACCATTGTTTCCAATTGGGGACACGATTTCCAAGGGCAGATGGGGAATCTTAGAGGGCAAACTCCTGGGTTTGGGCGCTCACGAACAGACCCGTCCGGGACGCCTGGAGGAGGGGTGCGGACCTATTCAAGGCTCAGCTCCACCTCCACTTTTCTAGAAATGCCGAAGCCCGGAAAGAGCGTCTCCTCCGCCTGGAGGCGGCGGGGAGGATTGCACAACCCCGGGCGGGGGAGCGGCGGAAACCCGAGCCGGCCCGGCTTCCCCCCGCGCCACGGCCCGGGCAACTCACCTTcccctccacttccagacacagcccgtCTGCGATCTCCCGGATCTTGTAGATGTCGGAGAACATCTCATCATCTGTGTGGGGGCCAAAACCAGCCAGTCAGAGGGCGCCCGGGCACCAGGCCAGCCCTTTCCCCGCGGCTGCACACGGCCCCGGCCTTCCAGGGACCGGAACGCGGCGCGTGCCGCG contains the following coding sequences:
- the TPT1 gene encoding translationally-controlled tumor protein, with the translated sequence MIIYRDLISHDEMFSDIYKIREIADGLCLEVEGKMVSRTEGAIDDALIGGNASAEGPDGDAAESTVVTGVDIVMNHHLQETSFTKEAYKKYIKDYMKSIKGKLEEQKPERVKPFMTGAAEQIKNILANFKNYQFFIGENMNPDGMVALLDYREDGVTPYMIFFKDGLEMEKC